The proteins below are encoded in one region of Schistosoma mansoni, WGS project CABG00000000 data, chromosome 1 unplaced supercontig 0034, strain Puerto Rico, whole genome shotgun sequence:
- a CDS encoding ubiquitin-specific peptidase 14 (C19 family) encodes MFIIKGINIMLVGSVDEIPISETPCLDNSKVAHSTEDSIKLPPGLVNLGNTCYMNAAVQLLFSIPELRIALQICRFPQTSPDSPNLGSLCESLKFLFNSLSKTEKPVTPLLFLTCLHSVCPQFAARASSSDASKSAPGALSMISRGFEQQDASECWTELIRALQSSKIDSQVYASTVSLPPSFLTTSQWNPVDRFLTGQLSCKLRCTESDEPETDSLETFTQLSCFMHQDVKYLITGIRNGLTGNLTKHSSLLDRNAVYKRESLISRLPAYLCIHFVRFFYKEDKQINAKILKDVKFPLTLDMHEFCTPELQQKLLPMREKQRLKEDEVANPSSQTNTFKSKPDSVQPDPFQNPDLYEPNFFADDPGSNNSGYYELQGVLSHQGRTSTSGHYVAWVKKQGMLFEV; translated from the exons ATGTTTATCATTAAGGGAATTAATATCATGCTTGTTGGGTCGGTCGACGAAATACCGATTTCCGAAACTCCTTGCTTGGATAATTCAAAAGTTGCTCATTCCACGGAAGACTCTATAAAACTACCACCTGGCCTCGTAAATCTTGGCAACACTTGTTATATGAACGCTGCTGTCCAATTGCTTTTCTCAATTCCAGAATTGCGTATAGCTTTGCAGAT ATGCCGTTTTCCCCAAACTTCACCGGATTCTCCGAATCTTGGTTCCTTATGTGAAAGTTTGAAGTTTTTGTTCAATTCCCTAAGCAAAACTGAAAAACCGGTTACTCCTCTGCTCTTCTTGACTTGCTTGCACAGTGTTTGTCCGCAGTTCGCCGCACGTGCATCGTCTTCTGATGCAAGTAAATCCGCTCCAGGTGCTCTATCTATGATTTCCCGTGGCTTCGAACAACAAGATGCTAGTGAATGTTGGACAGAGCTAATCAGAGCACTACAAAGTAGCAAGATTGATTCTCAAGTTTATGCGTCAACAGTG AGTTTGCCTCCAAGTTTTCTTACAACTTCTCAATGGAATCCTGTAGATAGATTTCTCACTGGTCAGTTATCCTGCAAACTTAGATGTACTGAATCAGATGAACCCGAAACAGATAGTCTAGAAACATTTACTCAACTTTCTTGCTTCATGCATCAAG ATGTAAAGTATTTGATTACTGGTATTCGAAATGGATTGACGGGAAATCTAACTAAGCATTCATCTTTGCTGGATCGGAATGCAGTATATAAACGCGAGTCTCTTATTAGTCGGCTTCCAGCTTACCTATGTATTCATTTTGTTCGTTTCTTCTACAAGGAAGATAAACAGATAAATGCTAAG ATTTTAAAGGATGTAAAATTTCCACTAACATTGGATATGCACGAATTTTGTACGCCTGAATTGCAACAGAAATTACTACCCATGCGTGAAAAACAGCGCCTTAAAGAAGATGAGGTGGCCAATCCCTCAAGCCAAACAAATACTTTCAAAAGTAAACCAG ATTCTGTACAACCTGACCCATTCCAAAATCCTGACTTGTACGAGCCTAACTTTTTCGCTGATGATCCCGGTTCGAATAACTCTGGGTACTACGAACTTCAAGGTGTTTTGAGCCACCAAGGTAGAACAAGTACCAGTGGGCATTATGTTGCTTGGGTGAAAAAACAAGGTATGCTTTTCGAGGTATAA
- a CDS encoding casein kinase, putative has product MLIFQANTKKQKYERIYEKKLATSPEALCKGYPVEFEKYLHFARGLAFDSLPDYVFLRGIFRRLFQSLNFVLDYVYDWALLGTNSSNTSQSIMNANPECEDNANQHQNNAECQGIDSTVGAAQYALPALLIHQQYA; this is encoded by the coding sequence ATGTTAATTTTTCAGGCAAATACTAAAAAGCAAAAGTACGAACGTATATATGAGAAGAAACTAGCTACGTCACCTGAAGCCCTATGTAAAGGTTATCCTGTAGAATTCGAAAAATATTTGCATTTCGCTCGTGGTCTAGCTTTTGACAGCCTTCCGGACTATGTATTTTTAAGAGGAATTTTCCGCCGTTTGTTTCAAAGCCTCAATTTTGTTCTCGACTATGTTTATGACTGGGCACTTCTGGGTACAAATTCGTCTAATACTAGTCAGTCAATAATGAATGCTAATCCAGAGTGTGAAGATAATGCGAATCAGCATCAAAATAATGCAGAATGTCAGGGAATCGATAGCACAGTGGGGGCAGCTCAATACGCGCTCCCAGCACTACTAATTCATCAACAATACGCATAG